The following DNA comes from Caulobacter mirabilis.
GGCGGCCGAAGCCGATGTCGCGCCCGGATCCCCGACGGCGGCCAGAACCAGGTCGCCCCGCGTGTCGAGGCGCGCGTCGCCGTCGCCGATGACCAGGGTCAATCCGCCGAAGCCGGGCCGGAGGGCCGGCCGCGTCGGATCGGCCCGGCGCGGATCCACCGAGTCCGCGGCCGCGACGTAGTTCATGTTGCCGATGGCCCCGGCGAGGATCGAGATGTCCCCGCGCAGGTTGGTCACGCTGCCGCCCAGGTCTGTCGGCGTGCGGTCGGCGGATCCAGGGTTCAGCGCGCCGCCGAGGCGGATGTCGATATCCCCGCCGCCGGTCTGCACCACCGAACCGCCGGTCACGATGCCCGCGTTGCGGATCACCGCGGTGACCCGGCCGGTGCCGCCCACCGCGAAGTTCAGGCCCGAGCCCGCGATCGTGCGGCTGGTGGCGTCGCTGAAGCCCTCGCCGGTGACGCCCCAGTCCTGGTGGACGCCGGCGTCGCCGCCGGCCCGGACGGTCAGGTTGCCGCCGCCCAGGGCGCCGATGCCCATGAAGCCCTCAAGCATCGGGCCGTTGAAGTTCACGAAGTCGCCGACGCTCGTGGAGTTGTTCGGGACATAGCCGCCGAAGTTGATCCACCAGGCGGTCGGAACGTCCTGGCCCAGCTGCTTGGCGACGCCATAGCCGCCCTGACGCCACAGCCAGTTGCCGACGTTGCCGCTGCCCACGCGCTGGTAGGCCGCATCACGGTTGGTGCTGTAGCCGGTCAACCGGCCCTGCACCGCCAGCAGCAGGTCGCCGCCGTGCTCGGGATACCAGGCCTGATAGGCCCGGACCGCGTCGGCGTAGCCGGCGAAGTTCTGGCCGATCCACGGATTGGCCAGGCCGCCGCCGCCCGCCAGGGTCGCGCGCGGCTGGTTGTAGACATTGTAGCCGTCGAGGGTCTTGCCGCCGATCTCGGCCGACGGGGTTCCGGCCGTGTAGACGCCGTACAGGGACAGCTGCTCGTAGCTGCCGCCCGCCAGCAGATCCAGCGCGCCGATCCCGGTCCGGATCACGCTGAAGTTCTGCATCAGCTTCAGGCCGTCCAGCCAGCTCCGGGTGAAACCGTCGGCCGTGGTCGCCTGCGGGTTCACATAGTGGCGGTCCGACAGGGTCAGGTCGCCCGCGTGGCCCGCCGCGGCCAGATCCGTCGCCGCGCGCAGGGTCCGCCCGTCCGACGATCCGATATCGGCGCCGGCGACCAGGCGCATCGACCAGGACTCCGACCCCGGCGCCAGCATCGGCGCGACCGCCCAGATGCGGCCCTGCGTCCCATCGGCCTGGACCGGGCGGGTGTTGTGCAGGCTGTTGGCGTTCAGCAGCTGCAGGTTCACGCCGGCCGGGATCAGCGTCCCGGCGTTCACCGTGACGTTCCGGTTCAGCTGCACGTCGTTCGCGAACACGCTCATCGGCGTTCCGGCCGGAATGACCGTGGCCGTGATCGACCGGGAGGTGCCCAGCTGGCTCGGCAGGATCGCCCCCGCCGCCCAGTAGCTGTTGGCCGGAACGAACTTGCCGGCGCCGACCACGGCCCCCTTCGAGAAGATCGGCGCGGCGCCGGCTTCGAAGGCCGCCTTGCTGGCCCAGATGTCCACGGGCGCGACCCACGGCCCTGCCCGGGAGATGATCAGGCTGGAGTTGACGAAGCCGAACGGGATGTAGACCCCGGTCCGGATCTCGGTGAGCGAACGCACCTCGATGTCGAAGTCGAGCACCACGGTCGAGCCGGCGCCGCCCCGGATGGAGGTCACGCCGCCGCCGGAGGCGCCGCCGATCAGGGTGTACTGACTGTCGAGGACGACCGGTTCGGTCTGCAGGCCGGCCAGGCCCTTGATCGACACGAAGCTGTTGCGCGGGATGACGTCGCCTGTCCTCAGCTGAGTGGTCTGCGACAGCGTCATCTTGGCCGGCAGCGGGGCGTCCTTCGGCCAGGTCATGGCCTGCAGCTGCACCGTCATCGGGAACAGCGCGCCCTTCCCGACCTGGGCGTCCGCCGGCAGGACCGTGCCCGCCTTCAGGATCGCGCCGCGCTCGATGAGCGTGCCGTCGGGCAGGCGGATGGCGGAGGTCGCCACCCAGTCCTGCGGCAGGGTCACCGCCTGCGCCAGCCGGGTGTCGGCGGCGATCACGGTGTTGGCCACGACGCTGAAGTTCTGGACCGGCGCGTCGAAAGTCAGGGTGACGCCCTTGTCGAACGAGGCGCCCGCCGACAACCGCACCGGCGCCGACAGCTTATGGTCCGCGGGCCAGGCGCCGACGCCGCCGGCTTCGCTGTTGTTGTAGAGCACCCAGCCGTTGTCGTCCGGGGTTCGGGCCGGCTTGTCGAAACCGTCGGTGATGCTGCCGTAGATGTCCAGATCATCGGCCGCGCGGACCAGCAGGACGCCCGCCTCGCCCGAGCCGTAGACCGCGGTCTGCTGGGTCTTCGGGTTGAGGCTGGCGTAGCGGTGGCCGGCCAGGTTCAGGTCGCCCGAGACGGTCAGCTTGCCGCCCGGCGCGCTGACCAGCTCCACGCCAGGACGCAGGTGGAAGGCGTCCTTGTAGGCCCGCAGGCCTTCGACACGCGCCAGCAGGGATTGGTTGACGATCGCGGCGTCGATGAAGGCGCGGCTATCCAGATGGATGCCGTCCATCAGCGCCTGGTCGATCACCCCGCCCGCCGGTTGGTAGGTCCGGAAGCCGTTGACCGACAGGCTGCCGGCGCCGCGGATGGTCAACGGACCGCGCGCGTCGATGGCGATGTCGTCGCCGCCCAGACGCCGCGCGTTCAGCTCCACCCGTCCGCGGTTGACGCCGTCCGCCGAGGACAGGTCCAGCGTCGCGCCGGAGGCCAGGGTCAGCACGCCGGCCGCGCTGGTCAGCTCGATGTTGCCGCGGTTCGACGCCTCGATCGGGGCGCCGTAGCCGTCGACCACGGTCTTGCTGGCGCTGGCGTCCAGAACCGCGGTCGAGGCCAGGGTCAGGTCGTCGCGCGCCGACAGGCGGATGGACCCTGCCCGCGCGCCGCTGGCGTCGATCCGCCCGAGCACGGTGAGATCGCCGCCGTCGACGGCGATGGTCACCTGCCGCGCCTTCACCTCGTCGCCGATCACCAGATCGCCGGTCTTGATGACGAAGCTGCGGCTGTCGGTGACGTTGTTCTCGGTCAGGCGCCGGTTGAGACCGGCGAAATCGCTGATCGCGCCGGCGCGGATGTCGATCCCGCCATTGCGCAGCGACGGGTTGACCGGCTTGCCGCCGTTCCGCGCCTGGCCGTCGATCTTGCCGTCCAGGGTCACCGTCCCGTTCAGCGCGGTGACCTTCAGCGTGCCGGCGTGGTTGTAGTCGGCGCTCAGGTCGATGACCGCGCCGCCGGAGACCAGAACGCCGCCGCGCGCGCTCTCCAGCTCGACGTCGCCGCCCCAGCCGTAGCGGGTCTCGCCGAAGAAGTCGGTCGCCTTGCCCGCCATGTCGATCCGGGCCTTGCCGCCCAGGACGACGTCGCCCTGGGTCGCGGTCATGACCAGTCGGCCGCTGGGCAGGGCGATGGCGGTGTCGGCCTTGATGTGGCCGGCCGTCATCTTGATCTCGGCGCCGAGTTGCGGCTTGGCCGCCTCGGTTGATCCTCCGCTGGCCGGAGCCGCCAGCGCGATGCGGTCGCCGGCCTTGTAATGCATCTTCGAACCGGCCTGGCCGGTCAGCAGCGGCGTGGTGATGTTCAGCACCCCGCCCTGGCCCGGCTTCCCGTACTCGGCCTGCGACTGGTAGACGGCCAGCTCGCCGACGTGGTTGGCCTCGATCTGCTTCGACGCGGTCAGGTTGACGTTGCTGAAGCCGAGCGCGAGCCGGTTCAGCGGCGGCTTGGCGCTGATCGCCACGCCGTCCTGGTAGCCCAGCACGATCCGCTCGGCGACGAGGTTCAACGAGCCCAGGCCCGAGCCGGCGCCATTGTGAATCGGCGCGCCCGGCTGACCTGTGATGATCGTCCGGGTCCAGGGGTCGGGACCCTGGCTGCCCAGGACGCCGTTCCAGACCAGAGTGCCGGTGGTGATCTGCGCGACATCGCCGACGCCGCCCCGGCCGTAGAGCGCCGGGGTGTTGAGCACCAGTTGCAGGTTCGACTTGCCGGTCGCCGGGTCGCGGGTGTCCAGGTTGATCGAGCCGTAGAAATTGATCGACTGGCTGGCCGACAGGATCAGCCGCTCCAGCTTCGGCGCGCCCTTGCTCGCGTCGCCGCGCATCAGGCGATCGAGGACCGTCTGGTTCAGCGCGATGCCGGCCGGCAGGACGCCGTCGGCCGCCGCCGCGGCGAGGGCCGCGCGGTCGCCGATGTTCACGGCGCCGGACGAGAAGCCCAGGTAGCGGGCGCCGTAGTTGACGTTCTCGCCCAGCTCGACCGAGGCGGGGGTCACGAAGCTCAACGTGCCGTCGGAGTAGAGCGAGGCGCCGTCCTTGACCCGGATGACGCCCTTGCTGCCGGCCGTCGCCGTCGTGCTGGTGAACTCCAGCAGGCCGTTGGAGACGGTCAGCAGGTTGATGTTGTCCGCGCGCAGGGTGTAGCCCATCGTCGAGTCGAAGGCCTGCTTGCCCTTGCCGAGGGTGTTGATCTCGGCCCCCGCCTCGACGGTGATGTCGGCGTTGCGGTCGGCGATCAGCAGGACCTGCGGCCCGGCCAGCACCGCGCCCTGGCGCACCACGATCCCGCTGAAGCCGGTGGGGCTGAACCGATCGTTGCCGGGACCGCCGCCGGCGATCACCTGGAGCTCGCTGGCGAAGTTCGACACGAGTCGGAAGGTCACGCCGCCCAGCGTCATGACCCGCGCGCCGACCGCGTTCAGGTCCGAGGCGTGGATCGAGATATGGCCGGCGCCGCTGGCGACGCCGCCGTCGCCCAGGATCTCCAGCCTGTACTGATCGGCGCTGTAGTAGTTGCCGGCGGTGACCGCCAGGCCGCCGCCGATGCCGCCCTCGGCCGCATCGAACAGGCCCTTGCCCTTGAACGAGAAGACGGGGCGATCCGACCCCTCCTTGGGCGGGACCAACGCGAGCAGGAAGGTCTTGCCGTCCTGCGGCAGAGCCGGCAGCGGCTTGCCAAACAGCGCCGCCGCAGGGGCCTTGGCCAGGAATTCGCCGAAGCTGGTCTCGTTGTACTGCGAATAGGTCCGGACCACGTCGGCCGGGGTGAGGATGGCCTCGACCTTCAGCGCGCCGCGGATGTCGGTGTTGGCCACGGTCGTGGTCACGCCCAGGTGCGTGGAGCCGTCCGCGAGGCGGGTGATCCCGTTCGCGCCGGCCGGAACGCCGGAGCCCAGCTCGACCCGGAAGGCGCCCTTGTTCAGCGCGTACTCAGCCGGCAGCAGGGTGTAGACGCCCGCCGGCAGTCCCTTCACGCCTTCGGGGACGACGATCTGCTGGCCGACGCCCGGCTGGGCGTGACCGTCGATGGCCGTCGGGGCGACCGAGCCGGCATAGCCCGGGACGATCGCGTAGACGCTGTTGTCCGCCTTGCTCAGGCCGGCATAGGCCGGGCTGATGTTGGCCAGCGCGGTCTTCAGGATGTCCACCGACCCGCCGCGCCCGGGAACGAAACCGGCGCCCGACGGCGTGCCGCCGCCCGACAGGTCGAGCACCGATCCGGCGTCGGCGCGCAGGGAGCCGAGCACCGTGACGCCCTGCTGGCCGGTGGTGGTCAGCTCGGCCCCGTTCAGCAGCCAGCGGAGGCCGTCCACCGTGCCGCCGTAGGGGATGACCAGGTCCTTGGCGCTGGCGGAGGTCAGGCTGCCCGGCAGCAGGTTGACCTCGGTCGTGGTGACCGAGGTGCCGGACCAGCCGACCTGGCCCGGCTTGACCTGGTCGAAGCCGGGAACGAACCGGTCGCCGCCGCCGCCCAGCGTGATCGAGCCGAGCGGCGCCCGCAGCACCCCGCCCTGGTTGATGATGTCGGCGCCGACGGTCAGTGAGCCGTAGACCGACAGCGGCGCCGAGGGCGTCGCGCCCTGGAGCTTGTGGAAGCTGATCGTCCCGCCCGGCATCAGCGTCTGGTAGATCGACGAGTTCCCCGTAGGCAGGCGGTACATGTAGACGCCCGAGTACAGGGCGGCCTTCGCCCCGGTCACCGGATAGACCTGCGCCGCCGTCAGCGACATGTTCCCCATCGAGAACACCTCGCCGCCGGTCATGCGGATGTCGGACCGGCTGACGATGTCGACCTGGCGCGGCCCGCTGTAGTCGTAGATCTGTTGGCGCCCGCCGGAGAGGCCGATCGATCCCTGGACGCCGAACCGGGCGGCGCCCATGTCGACCAGGCCGCCAGTGATCTTCAGGTTGGCCTTGCCGAGCCGCGGAACCTTCTGCAGCGCCCCGTAGCCATTCTCCCAGCGGACCAGGTCGTTGCCCAACGGAACACCGCCTCCGGCGAACCGGACATAGGCGGCGCTGAGGCTGGCGTCGGTGTCGGCGTTGGTCAGGCCCATCGCGCCGCTCAGGGTCAGATTGCGCGACAGCTTCAGATCGACCGCGCCGTCCAGCAGGATGACGTCCGCGGTGCTGAGCGACAGGCTGCCGAAGCCGCCGGCCTTGATCTGGTCGACGCCGATACGGGCCTGGCCGACCAGGTCGGGCTTGCCGGCGTTGGCGGCGTTGGCCTCCGCCACCGTCTGGCCCGGCGTCCAGCAGCCGGTGATGCAGTCGCCGAACTGGAGGTCGGACGCCAGGCCGCTGCCGCCCTTCTCAGCCAGGACGACGGCGCGCAGCCGGCGCATGAAGTCCGGCATGTCGCGGCCGTTCAGGTTGCCCAGCTGCATGTAGTAGGGGGTCGACAGGGCGATCGACAGCGTACCGCCCGAGGCGCCGGCCCCGCCGGCATGCGCGCGCAGGTCGCCGTCCAGGAAGACCCCGTACTGCGACCGGAAGCTGATCGACCCGCCGTCGCTGGCCAGCTTGAGCGAAGACTTGTCCCCGCCGGACAGGGTCGAGGCGCGATAGTCGATCTCCGTCGCCGCGCCCGAGGCGTCCAGCAGCGCGCCGGGGCGCACCACGACGTAGGCCGACTGCTCGCCGCCGATGGAGATCTCGCCGCCCTTCGAGACCTGGCCGTAGCGCAGGCCGTCGGCGCCGACCGCGCCCAGCCCGCGGCCGGACACGTCGACGACGCTCTTCTCGCCCAGCCAGATCGCCCGCTTGCTGTCGTAGACGATGAAGGACGGCGGCTGGTCGCGACGCATGTTCTCGACCGGACCGGCCGCCATCGTCACCTTGCCGCCCCGGGCCTCGATCCGCCCGTCGATGCGGATGGCGTCGCCGGAGGTGATCGACACCGACTGGCCGTCGTCCACCCGGATCGACGCGCCTTCCGCCAGCACGAACTTGCCGAGCGGCAACGGGTCGGTGATCGGGTTGCCGTAGCCGGTCATCCAGTTGCGGTCGCCCCAGCCGTAGGCGCTGAGGCTCAGGCTCGCGCCCTGCCGCTGGACGAAGCGCCCCTTGGCGGCGTCCTCGCGGAACATCTCGGGGCGCCACAGCTCCAGCGCGACTTCCGGCGCGGCGCCGCTCGCCGCCAAGGCGCTGTCGGCCGTGAAGCGGCGAACCGGCGCCGACACGTCCAGCCTGGTGTTCCCGCCGAT
Coding sequences within:
- a CDS encoding filamentous hemagglutinin family protein, coding for MTRLDSRSLRRRLLVGASLSSMLLAGGAAEAQGGRAFGGRGAGTNPAAAATQAAQAEAGRAAEASTATQRAIATFARAAATRDAMAAAQAAARAAAQAAQSNIPNGLGQGGLKVADGVALDPSLWIGAKGPTQTTGADGRTVVTVGQTEQKAILTWDSFNVGRETDLIFNQGGRSDWVALNRVTDAGADPSKILGRIKGDGSVYIINRNGVIFGGASQVNVRNLIASTANISNIQFLERGISGGTMPGANPWEPAVPVPAFTNAGGNVIVEAGAQITTSKPSTVVEGGGFVALLGAKVENRGAIVTGRGQTILAAGDNFILRPGLGSNANTGSTTRGLEVATTQNAGSASGAVANRGLIEASEGDITLVGRNVLQDGVAIATTSVNARGTIHLLTDLRDAAATVTLGANGLTLILPELDSKTTATNAQRDALIKESGTGVVGDLLNNQGIGRLAYMLPDRKDLSRVEITTGGVVDFQGGSQTIAQGGQIAVVGLKRVTVADKAELNVSGVRGVAMDMASNNLKVNLQPFELRDSPLNREGGNLKNNDVWIDIRDLVLLPSGTGGHEGDRYYTPGGLIEVGGHLGNTAHTVGEWLAQGGTINVRSHEIVAGKDAVFDISGGSLDYKAGWIQSTRMLGSDGKLYELGKAPAGVKMLSVGDAYVVKHDRWGEAFQQVYSHPLFNSARSVRWEGAYTVGRDAGVLTLSAPTVLFDGKIVADVVVGDRQTGARPTTPPIIKDGLLTGAFPNRLDGYILPQNVTPLAGGFYVGNQIWQQHLPSQSPELPFANKVVVGAGGGSAGVKPGTAIAPDLVNTVQLSAGDLSAAGLGALRINGGSVKIAGDLKVAAGGSVAVEATTIAVEADITARSGSISLAAVPPCSSGCLTISDLKVAEGVTLDARGLWVNMKTGGDARDLAHLAGGRVMLESRQGRLDFQKGALIDVSAGGAILEDGKTVGARGGDVGFAVSSFPRGNANEMILGGDIRAYGSGDKAGGTLTISAGGRAITIGEALLRGGDVLAGGEAAPIDLQLLQDVVLKAGEKLPFDYAYTISHIGPGQPLPTGVNVLIDPMTMPIDWVVPDGLEVYDSSFNVYYGGDTIPAGTAIEYGWGTLPQGFVVTPEVWPNGMDIPPMAFSYKKGDILAADLTLTAGSTIAAGTVLPGSAKVAKPLHLDTALFQTGFSKYDIRAGGDLVIGGNTRLDVSAPVRRFTADSALAASGAAPEVALELWRPEMFREDAAKGRFVQRQGASLSLSAYGWGDRNWMTGYGNPITDPLPLGKFVLAEGASIRVDDGQSVSITSGDAIRIDGRIEARGGKVTMAAGPVENMRRDQPPSFIVYDSKRAIWLGEKSVVDVSGRGLGAVGADGLRYGQVSKGGEISIGGEQSAYVVVRPGALLDASGAATEIDYRASTLSGGDKSSLKLASDGGSISFRSQYGVFLDGDLRAHAGGAGASGGTLSIALSTPYYMQLGNLNGRDMPDFMRRLRAVVLAEKGGSGLASDLQFGDCITGCWTPGQTVAEANAANAGKPDLVGQARIGVDQIKAGGFGSLSLSTADVILLDGAVDLKLSRNLTLSGAMGLTNADTDASLSAAYVRFAGGGVPLGNDLVRWENGYGALQKVPRLGKANLKITGGLVDMGAARFGVQGSIGLSGGRQQIYDYSGPRQVDIVSRSDIRMTGGEVFSMGNMSLTAAQVYPVTGAKAALYSGVYMYRLPTGNSSIYQTLMPGGTISFHKLQGATPSAPLSVYGSLTVGADIINQGGVLRAPLGSITLGGGGDRFVPGFDQVKPGQVGWSGTSVTTTEVNLLPGSLTSASAKDLVIPYGGTVDGLRWLLNGAELTTTGQQGVTVLGSLRADAGSVLDLSGGGTPSGAGFVPGRGGSVDILKTALANISPAYAGLSKADNSVYAIVPGYAGSVAPTAIDGHAQPGVGQQIVVPEGVKGLPAGVYTLLPAEYALNKGAFRVELGSGVPAGANGITRLADGSTHLGVTTTVANTDIRGALKVEAILTPADVVRTYSQYNETSFGEFLAKAPAAALFGKPLPALPQDGKTFLLALVPPKEGSDRPVFSFKGKGLFDAAEGGIGGGLAVTAGNYYSADQYRLEILGDGGVASGAGHISIHASDLNAVGARVMTLGGVTFRLVSNFASELQVIAGGGPGNDRFSPTGFSGIVVRQGAVLAGPQVLLIADRNADITVEAGAEINTLGKGKQAFDSTMGYTLRADNINLLTVSNGLLEFTSTTATAGSKGVIRVKDGASLYSDGTLSFVTPASVELGENVNYGARYLGFSSGAVNIGDRAALAAAAADGVLPAGIALNQTVLDRLMRGDASKGAPKLERLILSASQSINFYGSINLDTRDPATGKSNLQLVLNTPALYGRGGVGDVAQITTGTLVWNGVLGSQGPDPWTRTIITGQPGAPIHNGAGSGLGSLNLVAERIVLGYQDGVAISAKPPLNRLALGFSNVNLTASKQIEANHVGELAVYQSQAEYGKPGQGGVLNITTPLLTGQAGSKMHYKAGDRIALAAPASGGSTEAAKPQLGAEIKMTAGHIKADTAIALPSGRLVMTATQGDVVLGGKARIDMAGKATDFFGETRYGWGGDVELESARGGVLVSGGAVIDLSADYNHAGTLKVTALNGTVTLDGKIDGQARNGGKPVNPSLRNGGIDIRAGAISDFAGLNRRLTENNVTDSRSFVIKTGDLVIGDEVKARQVTIAVDGGDLTVLGRIDASGARAGSIRLSARDDLTLASTAVLDASASKTVVDGYGAPIEASNRGNIELTSAAGVLTLASGATLDLSSADGVNRGRVELNARRLGGDDIAIDARGPLTIRGAGSLSVNGFRTYQPAGGVIDQALMDGIHLDSRAFIDAAIVNQSLLARVEGLRAYKDAFHLRPGVELVSAPGGKLTVSGDLNLAGHRYASLNPKTQQTAVYGSGEAGVLLVRAADDLDIYGSITDGFDKPARTPDDNGWVLYNNSEAGGVGAWPADHKLSAPVRLSAGASFDKGVTLTFDAPVQNFSVVANTVIAADTRLAQAVTLPQDWVATSAIRLPDGTLIERGAILKAGTVLPADAQVGKGALFPMTVQLQAMTWPKDAPLPAKMTLSQTTQLRTGDVIPRNSFVSIKGLAGLQTEPVVLDSQYTLIGGASGGGVTSIRGGAGSTVVLDFDIEVRSLTEIRTGVYIPFGFVNSSLIISRAGPWVAPVDIWASKAAFEAGAAPIFSKGAVVGAGKFVPANSYWAAGAILPSQLGTSRSITATVIPAGTPMSVFANDVQLNRNVTVNAGTLIPAGVNLQLLNANSLHNTRPVQADGTQGRIWAVAPMLAPGSESWSMRLVAGADIGSSDGRTLRAATDLAAAGHAGDLTLSDRHYVNPQATTADGFTRSWLDGLKLMQNFSVIRTGIGALDLLAGGSYEQLSLYGVYTAGTPSAEIGGKTLDGYNVYNQPRATLAGGGGLANPWIGQNFAGYADAVRAYQAWYPEHGGDLLLAVQGRLTGYSTNRDAAYQRVGSGNVGNWLWRQGGYGVAKQLGQDVPTAWWINFGGYVPNNSTSVGDFVNFNGPMLEGFMGIGALGGGNLTVRAGGDAGVHQDWGVTGEGFSDATSRTIAGSGLNFAVGGTGRVTAVIRNAGIVTGGSVVQTGGGDIDIRLGGALNPGSADRTPTDLGGSVTNLRGDISILAGAIGNMNYVAAADSVDPRRADPTRPALRPGFGGLTLVIGDGDARLDTRGDLVLAAVGDPGATSASAASVSLGYVDANGDYVRPDGLTMRTTFSLWREDTSVSLFSAGGAVTPIVRPAMGDSISFNAGLRDGRYWYPPILRVTAAQGSIFWNASNCDEYCSTDGILPLELAPSPLGRVEFLAAVSILGGGTRYTDAKGYFSAGQPIAMSGMSNSPDLLPNPFRPTWLTEFLRTPEVNPNLLRPVNGNTTRLGTLLAFQKDTATGTLISGRKKPALFYAADGDVSSLSFGFITYDGQTQLYVSSGAVDVRASRDIVNLGTGPALGCSPAGPVECRSDAYLFGVYNAGGLVVHNDKADISRISAGRDIIYGNMTVAGPGNLIVEAGRNIYQADKGRFTSIGPLFDISPSTRNGGAGISIMTGVGAGGPNYDAFARLYLNPANQAEAGRPLAEQPGKVVKTYDKELSAWLEERFGYKAADAKAALTYFEGLDPLQRAVFARSVYFDELKAGGREYNDEAGPRFGSYLRGRNAIAMLFPEKGADGKAISYEGDLTMFGGSGVRTLFGGNIEILVAGGQTLVGVGGVQPPATAGVLSMGSGDIDVYSLKSVLLGQSRVFTTFGGDLMMWSAEGDINAGRGSKSTAVYQPPRRVYDPYGNVTLSPPTMNTGAGIATLNPIPEIPAGDVDLIAPLGTIDAGEAGIRVSGNVNLAALQVVNAANIQVKGKAVGIPVVAAVNTGALTAASSATSSVIAEASRLAERAKPATNDIPAIITGRFLGFGD